TGTGTAGAAGCTCTTTCGCACAATTAACGAAGTATCAGGTGTAGAAGCATATATTTTAGAATTGTAGCGAAACGTGGCCCTTATTTTTCCTTCATCTTTTTCGTGCGGAATCCCGGAATGTTGCATGTCACGAAAAAGCAGCGAACTTGTAATGACGCTTCTGTAAGAAATATGTAAGTTTACCGGCCGTTTCTAGCGCAGGTTTCTAGCGCAggtgacaaaaaatttgattgttAATATTCGAGAtctaagtttgaattctaattaatttatattttcagttaaatttatttttaaataaaataaacgaagtggataaCATGTTAtctttttatctcaaaaaaaacataaaattaatatatatatatatgaactatttacctatctagcctctttacaaaaaaccttcttttgaaaaaaattccgcatctagcctcattttcaaagattaaagaaaaaaagagaaattaatacctttaatatatattaaagggttaagtgggggagattacctttttctctctcctttcccGAGATCCCTTCTCACTCCCTaatttttgtgtataatttatctcatatcaatttatttcaaaatagaaaattttcacaTGGCGCATCAAccaattctaatctttttatattttgatNTTTTCCTTCATCTTTTTCGTGCGGAATCCCGGAATGTTGCATGTCACGAAAAAGCAGCGAACTTGTCATGACGCTTCTGTAAAAAATATGTAAGTTTACCGTCAgtttctagcgcaagtgacaaaaaaatttgatgattgatatttgagatccaaatttaaattctaattaatttatattttcagctaaatttatttttaaataaaataaacgaagtgaataatatgctatctttctctctcaaaaaaaatataagattaatacatatatatatataaaccttttttttcccacaaattttatttttatttgccgaatattttttgatttgattttaataATTTGACTTGTCACGTCCTAAAGTTGTACTCCCGTCAGCTAATACATTCTGTATGCTAGATGCAATTCTTACAAAAGACGTTACctgtttcttgtttttttttatttctattttttaatcatGCATCTAATTTGAAAGAAAATGCCTCCtttttagataaataaaataaacaaagtaatAAGACAATGCCAAACTAGCTCTTTCAATAAcaaagaaaatggaaaaaaaaaattaaagccaaACGAACTACGCacgtaaatttaatttacagaATGTTTACATATAATTAATCCGCCAACAAATTATCAGCTACAAATTAACTAACTTGCATGCGTATATATATAATCTCACTAAAGTAAGGTCACCCGCCCCGGTCACAACGGCACTCAACGGACCTAATCGATCGGACCCGAATCCTTATCCGAAcaattaatgaaaataaaatgggGTGGGTTAGTTGTCATAATCTCCAACCGTGCAAAACGCTTTACCAAAATCGTCCCAAAACCTCCACAACCCAACCCCAACCCCCTCCTCTCCCGGCCTTCGCCGGCGGCAACAGCTCCGACCGACATAACGGGCACGTCACCTGGCCCACGTCGATCCATCGGTCGACGCAGCACCGGTGGAACGCATGTCGGCAGTTCGCCAGCTCCCTAACTTCGTCGCCGCACCGCAAACGTTCCAAGCAGAACACGCACCGCGGACCGTCGACGGAGCTCGCGAATTTCACTACGGGGAGGCGGTCTTTGACGAACGAAGGCGCGGGGGCCTCCGGTGCGCCGGAGAGGAGGCGCAGTTGCGGCGGAGGGGAGCGGTAGAGCccgaagaaggagaggaggacgaggacggTGAGCCGTAGGCGATCGACGAATTTGACGAAGAGAAGCAAGGGCCGGGGAACGGCCATACAGATGCACACTAAAGGGATTCCCATGAGGAATTATGAGagatatgtaaatatatatatctatctatgaGAATAAGGATCGAGAATTATAGATAGTTTGAATTGGTGAGGAATGAAGAAGGGGTGTGGGTGGAGAGgggtttatatatatgttatgttatGTTATGTTATGTTATGTAGACTTGTGTAGCATGCAATGGGGAAATGCAAGAGAGGTCGTTGAGAAAGCACGTGCCGGTTTCTGAGAGTTTTGGGCGGCTTCTGGTCTTTGAAGGTCCATGGTTTTTAATTAATTGCTATCTCCCTCGCCATCATCCTTTGACCAAACTGATTTAATTGGAGTTTTGACAAACGGGTAATTAATGCTACAGTTATTATAAATATGTATGTGCACGGcgaaaattagataaattagtTATACTAGTGCATCTAATAAAagtatttactatttaatttcttAACTTTGGATTCATAATAGTATCCCCACTGAATAATAAACCATCAGAATCTAAGGATTAAATATTAAACAGATAGTAATCTAGCCCCGcaaaaatttatacattataCATTATCACATAAATAcggtacatatatataatatgttgaatgtaaaataattaaaatatactatttttggACGACTTAATTTATAGAGATGAATgcatattttacataatttcatAGCCATGCATGGGTAATTAAATTAGTTCGAATTCCACCGAACTCTGAaaagttttttctaattttcaaacGCATTTAATAATCCCATGTTTAAATCTTGAATCTATTAACTTTGATACTGCCTTTGCTATTTAATTTGTTGGACTTGATCAAACTGGTAGAGGAACGCAAGAGATCATATGAAGCAGCCACACGCATACATGCATATTATAATGAGTGACCCCTTCAACATTACGCCGAACGAACTTATAATTGTGGGACACGTTTTGAACTTGTACAAGATTCCATTTGCCCAAGTCATAAGTATAGGAGGAAATTTAATTTGGCACGTAAATTAAAGTATCTGATAGATAGGATTTGATATGTgcagtaacttttttttttttctcccttttaatTAGTTGGGGCCAAACGTGCGTGGATTAATTCCTCTATCGTTCTCCTCCGATTCAAAGTTTGATCCTGTGTCAATGTAGTCGTAGGTTCAACATCCGGATGCCTagctattcatttatttatgattattttgtttaaaatgagaaaaattaaagataatAGCTATTATTAATTTAACTATTCAATCATGGATCACCAATCGATCGTTAGCTGCTCATGTTCAATATTTTAGTACCAATATACAATTCTTAGGcaccgtttggtttgggaatagggatagggataggcccttatcccccctttatacccaaacgctaattttttatccgagaatagtagttctcggttatccccaccaacacctttattttttatataaaattttctaatatttttcttatcctcgggaacaacccaattttcatccaaacgctatttttcttatcccatacttgtacctatccctgtaatagctagttcttgcttatacccgaaccaaacggtaccttaaaATAAAAGCTTatgttcaaattaattttagtaCCAATATTTTAGTGCCAATAAGTACGCCGACGATTATAAAGattttgaaagaatgagaataTTTCGAATGCGCTCTAAAGATGATCTATTCGCAACagtaacttttttatttatttgcgtgagactttatattatttgtactaTGTACTTGTCTTAATGAGCTAGACCTGCaaccaaaaattaattataattttacaattttatcattcaataatttatattttcttactaattgtatttttttattactaaaacataagtacaatattttaaatttcaagagaAAGGATTACAACTCTTggatcaaaaattttgattctataattttttttttaagagatagctAGTATACTACCTGcatcgtttatttcatttagaaataaattttgctgaaaatgtgaatcaattagaattcgaatttggaatttcggatactaaccaccaagtcctttgctaTTTGCGCTAGAGACGGTCCGCTATAATTCTTTTTGAGTTTGTCTGTACCACTTCTCTTAATATTATAACTACTTATGATCAATTACCCCCTCCaatgaattattaattaaatgtcAAATCCTAACTTGACTATAGCAAAAGACAAATTAATAGAGCACTCTACGTGCTCATTTACAATTTGTGCTACTTAATTTATTGTGataattgattttcttttttttaatcacaCCCTTAGGTTAATTATCATAGGCTTAATTACCTagcctttttaatttttgcccCAGTAAAAATCGTTCCATGAGATAAGGCGTCCTCCAAAGCTCTAACCACAATAATGTTTTGAACCGTTCGCCGCTCCACTAATTCCATCTTGTTTCTGCTAAGCAACAAAATTATTCTTAGCAAATTTTGAACCAGTCTACTAATTAAATTGATTAGACCGGCCTGATAAAAAGCCAGCGAAATTGGATCAGAATAACAGATGAATAACTAGTTGAACCAGCCGCTAATTAAATTCTGAATAAATTAATAACATTTTCGATTTACTACTACTAGCTCTAATTtctgagaaaaaaagaataattcttTTATTAGCTTCGAGCTAGTGTACGTAACATCGGTTTAGTTTGTTGTCCACATCAGCCCGGCCTGCGACGACGCTGCGTAGATGGATAGACGTCGTCGTCAAAGTCGGTGGCGACACCATCACAAGCGACGTGAAGGGCGCTTCTACCTGAATGCCGACTACAGATTCTTCGAGGCGTACGTCGACGTGGCCCGGCCCAACCGACCAATAGATTGCTCTTCACACGTGAAAATCGTACCGCGCGACATGCGACTGACACGTAAGCATCTCTGTACAAAAATTTCATAAGTAGGAGACCCCTGCGCTTAATTAGCGTTTACCACTATATGGATCAGATTTACTTCTACTACTGCACTTGACTGGAATTGAAAAACTAAAATACTTTAATTTATCTGTGAAATGAAAAACTGCCATTATTTTGAAATCGCCTAAATAATTGATTTTGTTGTTGTTATGGAATCTAAAATGGAAATAGACTCGCAATAATTTTGGTTGAATCTCCGAAAAAATCAAGATCCTAACCAACTATAATAGTCGGACAGCCGAAATTTCTCGTAacaaatgttaaatttataaatataattttaagccCGCGCAGTCAAACAAATTTGTTTCTATTATATTCagccaaataaaatatatatagctataactattatatttttaactgcCTATGACTATAactatattgtatttataattataccGAAACTGCTGTATGAGCAAGGCTAAATTCTATTCTAactaaatagataattttgatttttcaagagagagagagagagagaggggtaagCTTCCCCAAGCTTCAAGGATATTTATCAGGGGAGTAAAAAATCAAAGATTAAAACACTAGATTTTAGACattgaataattattttttatattattattcaaatccTTTTCactattcatttattatttatttctttttcagttAATAACTGTTGAATGATGGATATTAATTATAGTTTCGAATTTACTTTGTTGGAAAGTCCTTCGGAGCTAGACTATATATGTAGTGAGTGTGCTACGATGCACAACATATTTTACAccaggaggaaaaaaaaaaaaaaatagaagctttttgaaaaaaatccaTCTACACAATGCAAAATTAGTAACAAAAAGAAGATTCCCGGTGATAAACAATTCTGATTGAACCTTTAAACATGCTTTTATTGATTCGCTTTCCCCTCGAGCCGAATTTTTCTTAAGTTATAAACTTTGTTCTAACCACATATTTAAATTGCTATCAGCGTGAGATGATTCAGAAATAGATGTGGTTGCTTCGTAATTAATACTTAACACAATGGCCCAACCACATGATTGCGATATAGATATAATACTTAGTTGTCATAACGAGCATAGTGTCCACAATTGACTTGATCTGCTTGTTAACAACGGGGTAGTATTTACTGTCCTAATCCTCTTTTCACCAAGTTAAACCAAGTGATCattaattatatttcttttgatttttgaaactTCTCGTGCTTTATACATATATcagtttaattataatatatcatGGCTTCATTTGGACTCCACCAGCTATTACAGTATATCATTATTTGAGCTCGCGGCAATTATATGTGAGGGTGAATATATTGAAAACTTACCAAATAATGAAGTGTCCACTACATCTCCCGCGAAGATGTGTGACATCAAatgcattaaaaataaaagtgatggTGTTTTCCAGTAAATTGCTCAGCTCATAGATCACGGAAACAGAGCTCTCTTGTATTATGAAAATGGAggggaaattttttttagaaaaaagtgaaaataaagtTAGTCCTCTTGTACTATGAAAATGGAGGGGAaagttttttttagaaaaaagtgaaaataaagtTAGTCTTCTTGTATTATGAAAATGGAGGGgacattttttttagaaaatagtgAAATAAAGTTAGTCCTTTTGTCATTGATAATCTTTGTCAATATAAAAACTTTTTAGTTTCTCTTTAAAGTACAGTTGATATGTCACTTTTAATCCTCAATCCTCAGTAGTTAACTATTTGGAGCCGCCAAAAAATATTTATCGGTCTTAAATCTAGTTTATTTGGTTTAGTTTACCCCGGATACCAATATTATTGCGGAGGTCAACTACTGAGCCAATTTTTTCATGACAAGTTGTAGTAATTCATGCATCATGCATGGTGTTTTGTGGATTGTGGGGAAAAATATTGAGCCAACTAAGATCAACTTTGGGACCTACTAGTTTTGATAATTAGGCTTCATAATAGCATCCAAGTATGTGGTTCAAATGGTTTATCCAGGGACCCCAACAGGACCTAGGTACTTGCTATTTTATGCAGAGACAATTAcgtactaaaaaattaaaaaataaaaagagagtcAGAATAAAGAGTGAAATACAAAAGAATTTAGTGAAAGATTTAGagttaaagataagaaaagataTGAAAAAAGATTTGAGAACATGTCatgctatatatttttttctcacagaaaatctCGTATCTACGATCTTGTTTAACATTAATATGTGAAAAAAAGACACATCTGCCTAACAAGTtctttgtaatatattatagatCCCTCTATCTGTCGCTCTCTAAGCTGAGTCCTGAGTTCATTAGGTTCTGATTTAACCTAgctacttgttttttttttctcttttttttttgagagaagaaGGGAGCAAGTTATTTACTTTAttcagctagaaatataaaataactaaggCAGCTTCGAGGTTAGACCTCTAATATGAACTATTAATCTCTTAACCAACTATATTAGGTATGATTGGTTCAAACTTGCTAGCATTTTGCAAACGTTCTTATAAAAATTACTTATCAAACCTACTCTTGAATATATGAGTTAAAACTATTTTACCAGATCAATCTATTGACAACATCTTTTTAGAGTTGGTTTCAAGTCCTTTCATTAAtctctctttattattattattattattattattctaaaaaatcTGGGTGCAGCTCGGATGGGCCTTCGAAGGAGAGAGTTTGATAAGGGTtgtaaaatgaaagaaaaggatGGGAGATTAATGCAATATAGGTTGAAGATTGGGTATGAGGCGGCACGTGCCAGTGCCACGTCTTTGCGAACGGGGTTGCCGTCCAATGGACACATGCCAGATTGTAGGCTGAGGCCTAGGAGGGAAGAAATGGCCCCCTTTAACTCACACGTGCGTAATTGTCGGCCGAGTCCGGGGAGGGCAAGGAACAGTGACATTGGCAATATCTGATAGAGGCTATTTGGCCGCACTGTAGTTTATAGTACTACTATTAAGTTAAGCGCCGTCATCTGAACAGCGTTTCTCGACGGCAATGGTGGAATCACCGTAATTAAGCTTCTGCTTTAGAGATTTGGAATCGCATTTCAATTTTTTACCACAGCAGAACTTTTGAATTTATCAACTTTTCGAATGTTACATTGAAGGCATCTACGGTTAGAGAACTAAAAATCTTAATGGCATGCTTCAGATGATTTTTAATGGCATGCTTCAGATAGACAACACAAGTTGTAGAACAAATAAACTTTTCGGAGATTGAAAAGCGCCAAACTAAGAGGGTTCTATGGGCCGTGCTGTGCCGTTCCACAAGTGGTCCCGCCCATTTCATATTCTTAGCCCAAACCCAATCTGAGCCAGTTTCTGAAGTATTGGTTGGGCTCGACATTACTTGGCCCGGCTCGATCCAGAATATTACAACGTTGGAAAAACTCTGGCCCGGACCCAGCTTAGCCCATCAACACCTCTAATTAATTTCAGAAAACTCAGACACGATTTTATCTGTTTTTCAAATAGAGCCTCTACAAGATTCAAGCACCACTACATTAGACTATTATTAAGCTCGAATGATTCCTTCAAATTATACATATACACTTTAACATTGGATTCGCAAATATCTGACGTAACAATTTACGATAGTGATTAGCATTCTGAGAGCAGGTCTCAATGTATATTCAGTGAACAAATGGTTGATATATGACATTTTATATTCTTCTGCGGTAGTCGTACTCAAAGCTAGACAGAAAAATAATCCAGACTGTTCTGATTTCTCATACAGGAATTGGGATTTTTTTAGCATCTTAGTACTACTATTGCCTTTTTTGTCTCTTCCAAAGATGATTACAATGCCATTCGATATAAACGTACTGATTCTCTACTCTCGTTGGA
This genomic window from Ananas comosus cultivar F153 linkage group 3, ASM154086v1, whole genome shotgun sequence contains:
- the LOC109707249 gene encoding E3 ubiquitin-protein ligase RHA1B-like — encoded protein: MGIPLVCICMAVPRPLLLFVKFVDRLRLTVLVLLSFFGLYRSPPPQLRLLSGAPEAPAPSFVKDRLPVVKFASSVDGPRCVFCLERLRCGDEVRELANCRHAFHRCCVDRWIDVGQVTCPLCRSELLPPAKAGRGGGWGWVVEVLGRFW